One Phycisphaeraceae bacterium genomic window carries:
- a CDS encoding sigma-70 family RNA polymerase sigma factor, with translation MPSPPPSGNADQRAEQPGTVGALVARASRGDEDAWAELVSLYARRVYALARSRRFSPDDAEEITQSVFVTIASKLRSADYDERGSFEPWLFQIAANRVRDAARKAKRAGVAMDRARDSGDAPGRASRSEPASPDEHSALRDAIDALSDADRDVIELRHHCGMSFKTIAATLREPLGTVLARHHRALAKLRDALTTTETPHALGGDHV, from the coding sequence ATGCCAAGCCCCCCACCGTCCGGGAACGCCGATCAACGGGCCGAGCAGCCCGGCACGGTCGGTGCGCTCGTCGCGCGGGCTTCCCGCGGCGACGAGGACGCGTGGGCCGAACTGGTCTCGCTGTACGCCCGACGCGTCTACGCGCTCGCCCGGTCGAGACGGTTCTCGCCCGACGACGCGGAGGAGATCACCCAGTCCGTGTTCGTCACCATCGCCAGCAAACTCCGCAGCGCCGACTACGACGAGCGAGGGTCCTTCGAGCCCTGGCTCTTCCAGATCGCCGCCAACCGCGTGCGCGACGCGGCACGAAAGGCCAAACGCGCCGGCGTCGCGATGGACCGGGCCCGCGACTCGGGCGACGCGCCCGGACGCGCCTCACGCTCCGAGCCGGCGTCCCCCGACGAGCACTCGGCGCTGCGCGACGCGATCGACGCGCTCTCCGACGCCGACCGAGATGTGATCGAACTCCGGCACCACTGCGGCATGAGCTTCAAGACCATCGCCGCGACGCTCCGCGAGCCGCTCGGCACCGTCCTTGCCCGACACCATCGCGCGCTCGCCAAACTGCGCGACGCGCTCACCACGACCGAAACACCCCACGCCCTCGGAGGCGATCATGTCTGA
- a CDS encoding EAL domain-containing protein, translated as MGKLEAVRGVASPPSGPVHFTQLDWVESVEGFLSSLTPLERADVKAAPIGPDGQCQAWDAVPADIFLHRVKSPWLPRVLNERLLIPHYQPIVHMASGKTIAFEALMRAQIDGRLINGGELVDAARAHNAMFQFDQLARTCAISHGSTKLQPGELLFVNFTPMVIYDPAICLQTTWEAATAAGWLMEKLVFEVVESEAFPNIAHLRHILDTYRDHGCKVALDDLGTGHTALSYIDELRPDVIKLAKGLLPDRPRPHDLGLIRGLVEHAQSRNITTLIEGVETPEQLDAVHLLGIDLVQGYYLGKPTAEPVRVTRDRRKAA; from the coding sequence ATGGGCAAACTCGAGGCAGTTCGCGGCGTCGCCAGCCCCCCCAGTGGTCCGGTTCACTTCACTCAACTCGATTGGGTGGAATCGGTCGAGGGTTTCCTCTCGTCGCTGACGCCTCTGGAGCGCGCTGATGTCAAGGCGGCGCCCATCGGCCCTGACGGACAGTGCCAAGCGTGGGACGCCGTGCCCGCCGACATCTTTCTTCATCGTGTGAAGTCCCCGTGGCTCCCCCGAGTCCTGAACGAGCGGCTCCTGATCCCCCACTACCAGCCCATCGTGCACATGGCGTCCGGCAAGACCATCGCGTTCGAGGCGCTGATGCGCGCCCAGATCGATGGACGGCTCATCAACGGCGGGGAACTCGTCGACGCGGCCCGCGCCCACAACGCGATGTTCCAGTTCGATCAGCTCGCCAGAACCTGCGCGATCTCGCACGGCTCGACGAAGCTCCAGCCCGGCGAACTCCTCTTCGTCAACTTCACGCCGATGGTGATCTATGACCCTGCGATCTGCCTGCAGACCACGTGGGAAGCGGCGACCGCCGCCGGCTGGCTCATGGAGAAGCTCGTCTTCGAGGTCGTCGAGAGCGAGGCCTTCCCCAACATCGCGCACCTGCGTCACATCCTCGACACCTATCGCGACCACGGATGCAAAGTCGCCCTCGATGATCTCGGCACCGGCCACACCGCGCTGTCCTACATCGACGAACTCCGCCCCGACGTCATCAAGCTCGCCAAGGGCCTGCTGCCCGATCGACCGCGTCCCCACGACCTTGGTCTGATCCGCGGCCTCGTCGAGCACGCCCAGAGCCGCAATATCACGACCCTCATCGAGGGCGTCGAAACGCCTGAGCAACTCGACGCTGTCCACCTTCTGGGCATCGACCTGGTGCAGGGCTATTACCTGGGCAAACCCACCGCGGAGCCGGTGCGCGTGACGCGTGATCGCCGCAAGGCCGCGTGA
- a CDS encoding S8 family serine peptidase, with amino-acid sequence MPVSLRSFAPAALLLALFAHEGAVAADRADFTARVRWVKPANTTLTLHDEPGVIHVKFVDDLPVRLVEGALTDRDTGALDRARGVLDALPVARWARVHDVPEDRLVAMRAAAERRTRKGVADLTTEYFAFLEDGADAASVLDALNALDVVELASPNPRPTPPPLPPNFQNNQGYLNASPAGVDALHGWSTLGTRGEGVAVVDLEYTFNPNHADLPPVQIIGGPQVDPGFGPNHGTAVLGQLGAIENGWGVTGIVHNAQIAFASTYAGSVWNVGGAIINATNALNPGDVILIEQQMTGPNGGTAYVPIEWRAQWYNAVVTAVGNGMIVVMAAGNGNQNLDDPIFSQGNAGHWPFLPQNDSGAIIVGAGAAATGFSNSTTPRSRLSFSNYGSRVNLQGWGERVWTTGYGSAYSAEGPNLHYTATFNGTSSASPIVAGACALIQSFHKQRFSGAVLDCWEMRALLASTGLAQQSGVNPVSQNIGPLPDIAAAAATLAPLTPCPGDIDGDRVVNFADLNAVLDAFGQSGQGLAPDLNSSGVVDFADLNIVLTNFGGVCE; translated from the coding sequence TTGCCAGTCTCTCTCAGATCATTCGCGCCCGCAGCCCTGCTCCTCGCCCTGTTCGCGCACGAGGGAGCGGTCGCCGCGGATCGTGCGGACTTCACGGCGCGCGTTCGCTGGGTCAAGCCGGCGAACACGACACTTACCCTGCACGACGAGCCCGGCGTGATCCACGTCAAGTTCGTGGACGATCTGCCCGTCCGGCTCGTCGAGGGCGCGCTGACCGATCGCGACACGGGCGCGCTGGACCGCGCGCGCGGCGTGCTCGACGCGCTGCCCGTAGCGCGCTGGGCGCGCGTGCACGACGTCCCGGAGGACCGCCTCGTCGCGATGCGCGCCGCCGCCGAGCGGCGCACCCGCAAGGGCGTGGCCGACCTCACCACCGAGTACTTCGCCTTTCTCGAGGACGGCGCCGACGCCGCCAGCGTTCTCGACGCGCTCAACGCGCTCGATGTGGTCGAGCTGGCGTCCCCGAACCCGCGACCCACGCCCCCGCCGCTGCCCCCGAACTTCCAGAACAACCAGGGGTACCTCAACGCGTCACCGGCCGGCGTCGATGCGCTCCACGGATGGAGCACGCTCGGCACGCGCGGCGAGGGCGTCGCCGTGGTCGATCTCGAGTACACCTTCAACCCGAACCACGCCGACCTTCCCCCCGTGCAGATCATCGGCGGGCCTCAGGTCGACCCCGGCTTTGGGCCCAATCACGGCACCGCGGTGCTCGGGCAGCTCGGCGCGATCGAGAACGGGTGGGGCGTCACCGGCATCGTGCACAACGCGCAGATCGCCTTCGCCAGCACCTACGCGGGCTCGGTCTGGAATGTCGGCGGCGCGATCATCAACGCCACCAACGCGCTCAACCCCGGCGATGTCATCCTCATCGAGCAGCAGATGACCGGCCCCAACGGCGGCACGGCGTATGTCCCCATCGAGTGGCGCGCCCAGTGGTACAACGCGGTCGTCACCGCCGTCGGGAACGGGATGATCGTCGTCATGGCCGCCGGCAACGGCAACCAGAACCTCGATGATCCGATCTTCAGCCAGGGCAACGCCGGTCATTGGCCCTTCCTGCCGCAGAACGACTCGGGCGCGATCATCGTGGGCGCCGGCGCCGCCGCGACCGGGTTCAGCAACTCCACCACGCCGCGCTCGCGCCTCTCGTTCTCGAACTACGGCTCTCGCGTCAATCTCCAGGGGTGGGGCGAGCGCGTGTGGACCACCGGATACGGCAGCGCGTACTCCGCCGAGGGCCCCAACCTGCACTACACCGCGACGTTCAACGGCACCTCGAGCGCCTCGCCGATCGTCGCCGGAGCGTGCGCGCTCATCCAGTCGTTCCACAAGCAGCGGTTCTCCGGCGCCGTGCTCGACTGCTGGGAGATGCGCGCGCTGCTGGCTTCCACGGGGTTGGCTCAGCAGAGCGGCGTCAACCCGGTCTCGCAGAACATCGGCCCCCTGCCCGACATCGCAGCCGCCGCCGCGACGCTCGCGCCGCTCACGCCCTGCCCGGGCGACATCGACGGCGACCGCGTCGTCAACTTCGCCGACCTGAACGCCGTGCTCGACGCCTTCGGGCAGTCCGGCCAGGGTCTCGCTCCAGACCTGAACAGCAGCGGAGTCGTCGACTTCGCGGATCTGAACATAGTTCTGACCAACTTCGGTGGGGTTTGCGAATAG